From Longimicrobium sp.:
CCCATAAGTTATAGGACTTACGCAGTTGCCCCCAAAGTGAAGCTGGGCTGGGCGAGATAGGTACGCACGGCGTTGCGCGTGATACTCACCTTTGCTTCGACCCAGCTCATTCCGGTGGCGATGCGGTTCCTTTCGAGCCGCAGGAACGCGCG
This genomic window contains:
- a CDS encoding IS701 family transposase, with the translated sequence RAFLRLERNRIATGMSWVEAKVSITRNAVRTYLAQPSFTLGATA